From the Cydia pomonella isolate Wapato2018A chromosome 11, ilCydPomo1, whole genome shotgun sequence genome, one window contains:
- the LOC133522487 gene encoding toll-like receptor 7, translated as MDTVVIMIINVILFCFVMGAALTEAPDADACFRVSGVNGSLECNVRALSADKDVGSMHSDGAERLALRCGPLLAESTLRDHHFSRMQGLAEISITNCKILRLPGNVFEGLRGLKSLKIRSMNNDWSSNKELELSLGAFNGLRELHTLDLGFNNIRKIPSDLFCALENIISLNLTRNKLKFVDELGFGHKCGSTLQTIDLSYNDIMALPADSEILHLRRLTQLFLQNNKINELPGEVFSDLLSLKVVNLSDNAINYLPEGLFSNTREIREIYMQNNELETLPKRIFNRLEQLLVLDLSANKLKGDRIEDETFGGLIRLVVLDLSHNAVARVAAHMVKDLFFLQILNLSNNSISHIDDNAFAPLFNLHTLNLGQNKLQAIEEHVFNGLFILNKLNLNNNLLSYISENAFRNCSDLKELDLSSNKLTSIPEAILQLPFLKSLDLGENLLTEIKNNSFHNLSQLTGLRLIDNQIGNLTAGMFWGLTSLQVLNMAKNKIQSIETETFQKNTQLEAVRLDSNFISDINGVFVSLTKLLWLNLSENHLVWFDYAFVPASLKWLDIHANFIEILGNYYKIQNELQVKTLDASHNRLVAISPMSIPNSVELLFINNNFIANVETDTFFQKRNLSRVDMYTNEIESLDLTSLRLARVADDRALPEFYISGNPFRCDCTMKWLLLINSLDSREYPRVMDLENVICKESYVRGVKYLPVSSLHIKDFLCKFETHCPEGCHCCDSINCDCKTVCPKNCSCYHDSTKSTSVIDCSLKQLKLVPLKFPSDATHVYLDGNVYNELNGTVFDPMPKAVVLYLNSSNIAHIENDTFNRLSELRILHLDNNRLTRLRGLEFAKLSNLKELYLQNNIIEHISNETFYSLAALEVLRLDGNRLVNYGLWHLDNNKKLQTLFVGGNRWSCDCKYLQGFLTYISQNVEKVMDIGSVWCMNGPEPAKKPLNLNVTVCSEISDSSVISAFFVSNNLPLVASVLTGFMLILLILVLVFTFRYACRMWLFSNCGIKLSPLAGAFEDADKLYDAYVCYSPKDEDFVIESLARELENGYPSYHLCLHYRDVPQFEATYAQFPDLVVEATEASRRIIVVLTKNFILTEWSQMEFRQALQRALRKNPHKLIIVAAGLVPRDPELKSYFKTGLEITWKEKRFWERLRYAMPLSKRRSHKLKRLNYGRNSNTYTMDASVLNSTCQTLCGKSATSAERSPADRPLSEHIYSTIDSDYSSADYHSRHHQPQSVVLHHTVQTYLV; from the coding sequence ATGGACACAGTGGTTATAATGATAATTAACgtgatattgttttgttttgtgatgGGCGCGGCGCTGACGGAGGCGCCGGACGCGGACGCCTGTTTTCGTGTGTCCGGAGTGAATGGTTCCCTGGAGTGCAACGTGCGGGCTCTGTCCGCGGACAAGGATGTCGGTTCGATGCACTCGGACGGCGCCGAGCGGCTCGCGCTCCGCTGCGGCCCGCTGCTGGCCGAGAGCACCCTGCGCGACCACCACTTCAGCAGGATGCAAGGTTTGGCGGAGATATCCATCACCAACTGCAAGATACTCCGTCTGCCAGGCAACGTGTTCGAGGGACTGCGGGGCTTGAAGTCCCTGAAGATACGCTCCATGAACAATGACTGGAGCAGCAATAAGGAACTCGAGCTGTCTCTAGGCGCCTTCAACGGTCTGAGAGAACTACACACGCTAGATTTAggatttaataatattagaaaaatcCCTTCGGACTTGTTCTGTGCTTTGGAAAATATTATCTCGCTTAATTTAACGcggaataaattgaaatttgtGGACGAACTCGGTTTCGGACATAAGTGCGGTTCGACTTTACAAACAATAGATTTAAGCTACAACGACATTATGGCCTTGCCGGCCGATTCGGAGATCCTACATCTAAGAAGGCTCACGCAACTGTTTTTGCAAAATAATAAGATAAACGAGCTGCCAGGCGAAGTGTTCAGCGACCTGCTATCATTAAAAGTTGTGAACCTATCCGACaatgcaataaattatttaccGGAAGGCCTATTTTCCAATACGAGGGAGATTCGAGAGATTTATATGCAGAATAATGAGCTGGAAACTTTACCCAAGAGGATATTTAATCGGTTGGAACAATTGCTCGTTTTAGATCTTTCGGCGAATAAATTGAAGGGCGACCGCATAGAAGATGAAACGTTCGGTGGTCTAATAAGATTAGTCGTGCTCGACTTGTCGCACAACGCCGTGGCCCGCGTCGCCGCGCACATGGTCAAGGACCTGTTCTTCCTGCAGATCCTCAACCTCAGCAACAACAGCATTTCGCACATCGACGACAACGCCTTCGCCCCGCTCTTCAACCTCCACACTTTAAACCTCGGCCAAAACAAACTGCAAGCCATCGAAGAACACGTGTTCAACGGACTTTTTATTCTAAACAAACTTAATCTAAATAACAATTTACTGTCGTACATAAGCGAAAACGCTTTCAGAAACTGTTCCGATTTAAAAGAGTTAGATCTGAGTTCTAATAAGTTAACGAGCATTCCCGAGGCGATTTTGCAGTTGCCGTTCTTGAAATCTTTAGACTTGGGGGAGAATTTGCtaactgaaattaaaaataattcattccACAATCTCTCACAGTTGACCGGTTTGCGTTTGATAGATAATCAAATAGGAAACCTTACAGCTGGCATGTTTTGGGGTTTGACAAGTTTACAAGTGCTCAATatggcaaaaaataaaatacagtccATCGAGACGGAAACCTTTCAAAAGAACACGCAATTAGAAGCCGTCCGATTGGATAGCAACTTCATTTCAGATATAAACGGAGTGTTTGTGTCGTTGACAAAATTGCTGTGGCTAAATCTATCAGAAAACCATTTGGTCTGGTTCGATTACGCTTTCGTACCCGCCAGTTTAAAATGGCTCGACATTCACGCTAACTTTATAGAAATTCTCGGAAACTATTATAAAATTCAGAACGAACTTCAGGTCAAAACTTTAGACGCGAGCCATAATCGATTAGTGGCTATATCGCCGATGTCTATACCGAATAGCGTCGAACTCCtgtttataaataacaattttatagcCAACGTGGAAACAGACACATTCTTTCAAAAGAGAAATCTTTCTCGAGTCGATATGTATACCAATGAGATCGAAAGTTTGGACTTGACCAGCTTGCGACTCGCGAGAGTGGCGGACGATCGCGCCCTGCCGGAATTTTACATTAGCGGCAACCCATTCCGCTGTGATTGCACGATGAAATGGCTTCTGCTCATCAACTCGCTAGATTCCCGGGAATATCCGCGAGTCATGGACCTagaaaatgtaatttgtaaGGAATCCTACGTTCGCGGCGTGAAATACCTCCCTGTCAGCTCTCTGCATATCAAAGACTTCTTATGTAAGTTCGAGACTCACTGCCCGGAGGGTTGTCATTGTTGCGATTCCATAAACTGCGACTGCAAAACTGTCTGCCCTAAAAACTGCTCCTGTTATCACGACTCGACCAAGTCAACGAGCGTTATCGATTGTTCTTTAAAACAACTAAAATTAGTTCCACTTAAGTTTCCTTCGGACGCAACTCATGTATATTTAGACGGAAATGTTTATAATGAATTAAACGGGACTGTTTTCGATCCGATGCCTAAAGCGGTCGTTCTTTATTTAAACTCTAGTAACATCGCGCATATCGAAAATGATACGTTCAACCGGTTGAGCGAGCTGCGTATATTGCACCTCGACAATAACAGACTGACACGATTACGCGGGCTCGAATTTGCAAAGTTGAGCAACTTGAAAGAATTGTATCTGCAGAATAACATAATAGAACACATTTCAAATGAAACTTTTTATTCGTTGGCAGCCCTGGAAGTTTTACGCTTGGACGGAAACAGACTCGTGAATTACGGACTGTGGCACTTAGACAATAACAAAAAGTTGCAAACGCTCTTTGTGGGCGGGAACCGTTGGTCTTGCGACTGTAAATATTTACAAGGTTTTTTGACGTACATATCTCAGAACGTAGAAAAAGTGATGGATATCGGTAGCGTGTGGTGTATGAACGGGCCCGAGCCGGCGAAGAAGCCTTTGAATCTAAATGTCACGGTCTGCAGTGAAATAAGCGATAGTTCTGTGATAAGCGCTTTCTTCGTGTCCAACAACCTGCCATTAGTGGCGTCCGTGCTGACGGGGTTCATGCTTATTTTATTGATACTAGTGCTAGTGTTCACGTTTAGATACGCTTGTAGAATGTGGTTGTTCTCCAACTGTGGGATCAAGCTGTCGCCTCTGGCGGGAGCGTTTGAGGACGCGGATAAGCTTTACGATGCGTACGTCTGTTACAGTCCTAAAGATGAAGACTTTGTGATCGAGTCTTTAGCTAGAGAGCTTGAGAACGGTTATCCATCTTACCATCTTTGTTTACATTATCGCGATGTACCTCAGTTTGAGGCGACATACGCGCAGTTCCCTGATTTAGTAGTCGAGGCGACCGAAGCCTCTCGTCGCATCATTGTAGTCCTAACAAAGAACTTCATCTTGACCGAGTGGTCTCAGATGGAGTTCCGGCAGGCGCTGCAGCGGGCGCTAAGAAAGAATccacataaattaataatagtcGCCGCAGGCCTCGTCCCACGAGATCCGGAATTGAAGTCATATTTCAAAACGGGTTTGGAGATAACGTGGAAAGAGAAACGTTTTTGGGAGAGATTACGGTACGCCATGCCGTTGTCTAAACGGCGCAGTCATAAGTTGAAGCGTCTTAATTACGGGAGGAACTCTAACACCTATACGATGGACGCGTCGGTGCTGAACAGCACGTGTCAGACGCTGTGTGGGAAGTCGGCCACGTCGGCCGAGCGCTCGCCCGCGGACCGTCCTTTGTCCGAACACATATATTCGACTATAGACTCGGACTACTCCTCGGCCGACTACCATTCGAGGCACCATCAGCCACAATCTGTGGTGCTACATCACACTGTGCAGACGTATCTCGTGTAA